The following proteins are co-located in the Mobula hypostoma chromosome 4, sMobHyp1.1, whole genome shotgun sequence genome:
- the LOC134344880 gene encoding uncharacterized protein LOC134344880, protein MPKKRRRMLTKLFYMFRVMNCVWFHLLLVPVTGQLAADDGAPEGSNPLRPYLTVAIVLLVMVLLVCLAAIIGVALIYFKLSQIQKMLSEKDEETYAQIGTNLPHFTHVKKDQDLTNNSTNMKGNNGIVETGNEQDREKRPSNCRYLKLPDKVVQAISLEFPKEAKHDTEATAHSKGARMNGQLTEDIPKYSSPPSYDNFSRNSSPAELNNSQRNIPQQSKESQTFSPAASNDSNITQSNQKAAKKTKVQPAANIPEPSSLDSNNYAIYDVPRPCTCSPTCHGVPWPSPASDFHHNPLKRSFSEIGPSAFEVPLEIVQDNKYAVPRPVTFPSHGNYETEFKDMTKSSSKDSGVLSCVDSQLLDFIPEGNEPHLDSKNNLENKQRQVADKESIENKTVFI, encoded by the exons GTACCCGTGACAGGACAGTTAGCTGCTGATGATGGAGCACCAGAAGGTTCCAATCCTCTTCGGCCATATTTAACGGTGGCTATTGTCCTGCTTGTGATGGTTCTGCTAGTGTGCCTTGCAGCTATCATTGGAGTAGCTCTCATCTATTTTAAATTGAGCCAG ATCCAGAAAATGCTGTCAGAAAAAGATGAAGAGACATATGCACAAATTGGCACCAACCTGCCTCATTTTACACATGTAAAAAAGGATCAGGACCTGACCAATAACAGCACAAACATGAAAGGAAACAACGGCATCGTGGAAACAGGCAATGAACAGGACAGGGAAAAGAGGCCCAGCAATTGTCGTTACCTCAAGCTTCCTGACAAGGTAGTTCAAGCCATTTCTCTGGAGTTCCCTAAAGAAGCGAAACATGACACAGAAGCAACAGCACACTCCAAAGGAGCCAGAATGAATGGACAATTGACAGAGGATATCCCAAAATATTCCTCACCACCATCTTACGATAATTTTTCCAGGAACAGCTCTCCAGCAGAGCTGAATAATTCCCAGAGGAACATCCCTCAGCAATCCAAAGAATCTCAAACATTCAGTCCTGCTGCAAGCAATGACTCCAACATTACTCAAAGTAACCAGAAAGCTGCAAAGAAGACAAAGGTGCAGCCAGCAGCAAACATCCCCGAGCCCTCTTCTCTTGACTCAAATAATTATGCCATTTATGATGTTCCTCGGCCTTGCACTTGCTCCCCGACGTGCCATGGTGTTCCGTGGCCTTCTCCAGCTTCAGATTTCCACCACAACCCCTTGAAGCGCTCCTTCAGTGAAATTGGCCCTTCTGCTTTTGAAGTACCCCTTGAAATAGTCCAGGATAACAAGTATGCAGTGCCCAGACCTGTGACTTTTCCAAGCCATGGAAACTATGAAACTGAATTTAAAGATATGACAAAATCATCATCCAAGGACTCGGGTGTGCTTTCCTGCGTAGACTCCCAGTTGCTGGATTTCATACCTGAGGGGAATGAGCCCCATCTTGACTCAAAAAATAATCTGGAGAACAAGCAAAGACAAGTTGCTGATAAGGAATCCATTGAAAACAAAACTGTATTTATTTAA